Proteins encoded by one window of Pyrinomonadaceae bacterium:
- a CDS encoding Gfo/Idh/MocA family oxidoreductase has translation MAFKVIIAGLGPRGRDWVREVRSSHGFEFAGCVEIDEQVRFSAADSLGIARDSCFDDLAEAISRTQCQAVIVATSPKDHERSCETAIANDLAVLVEKPFTLRLPEAVRLVELAEQKQRPLLVAQNYRYLRSFRTVRRIIEEGKLGRINSITCQYFRPPHQMAASLLRLEHSILYGMSVHHLDALRAVLGKEIHGVMAESFAASDESPAGASFRAMLAFADGPRASYFATYESSGFEFFERGQQFYARFVGERGTLHVFQRWLFFCERGKFPRMVSRGKRHTTEEQILLQQLERAMLHGESAEVSGRDNLQTMALLEACMQSSDERKWINPQDLLNDAKCKYAVASNRD, from the coding sequence ATGGCGTTTAAAGTAATTATCGCCGGGCTGGGTCCGCGTGGCCGCGATTGGGTGCGCGAGGTTCGATCCTCTCACGGCTTTGAATTTGCCGGATGCGTCGAGATTGACGAACAAGTCAGGTTCAGCGCAGCCGATAGCCTGGGGATAGCCCGCGACTCATGCTTTGACGATTTAGCCGAGGCGATTAGCAGGACGCAATGTCAGGCAGTGATCGTGGCCACGTCTCCCAAAGATCACGAACGATCCTGCGAAACGGCAATCGCGAACGACCTCGCGGTGCTGGTTGAGAAACCTTTCACCCTTCGCTTGCCCGAGGCGGTCCGGCTCGTGGAACTCGCCGAACAAAAACAGAGGCCACTCCTGGTCGCTCAAAATTATCGCTACCTGCGGTCGTTTCGCACCGTTCGCCGCATTATCGAGGAAGGCAAGCTCGGGCGGATCAATTCCATTACCTGCCAATACTTTCGGCCGCCTCATCAGATGGCGGCGTCACTGCTTCGGCTGGAACACAGCATTCTGTATGGCATGAGCGTGCACCATCTCGATGCGTTGCGCGCAGTACTCGGGAAAGAAATCCACGGTGTAATGGCTGAGAGTTTTGCGGCTTCTGACGAGTCTCCGGCCGGGGCATCGTTCCGCGCGATGCTGGCTTTCGCCGATGGTCCGCGCGCATCCTATTTCGCGACTTACGAATCCAGCGGGTTTGAATTCTTCGAGCGGGGCCAGCAGTTCTATGCCAGGTTCGTCGGCGAACGGGGAACGCTGCACGTGTTCCAGCGCTGGCTCTTCTTTTGCGAACGCGGAAAATTTCCACGCATGGTGTCGCGCGGCAAGCGCCACACAACTGAGGAGCAGATACTCCTGCAACAACTGGAACGGGCGATGCTCCACGGTGAATCGGCCGAAGTAAGCGGACGTGACAATCTCCAGACGATGGCCCTGCTTGAAGCATGCATGCAATCAAGCGATGAACGAAAATGGATCAATCCACAGGATTTATTGAATGACGCAAAGTGCAAATACGCGGTTGCTAGCAATCGCGATTGA
- a CDS encoding glycosyltransferase family A protein, protein MKHPRISVVMPVHNGLPFLDQSITSILEQTFTDFELVILNDASTDGSDEVLRAWQARDDRIRLHQSDRKLGLVGSSNVVVAKACGAVIARMDADDVSHRDRLRRQWDVLQTHSDVVAVGTLCDGIDATGRVVRPRDRWRIVRASRYIPFPHGSAMFRRAAFELLQGYDERFYAGEDQDFFYRMRSQGRVVTLPDVLYHYRYHASNATLLTGAKGVSAARNGHNPNSDGLAALYMWGSMRLWAGEEPAILPQLISSRVLRSNWKSLLALASASVGSVSPRALRFALRSFIRARDLIATITVREGRPYEWRLK, encoded by the coding sequence ATGAAGCATCCTCGCATCAGTGTGGTAATGCCGGTGCATAACGGCCTCCCATTTCTTGACCAGAGCATCACCAGCATCCTTGAACAAACATTCACGGACTTCGAGCTGGTAATTTTGAATGACGCTTCCACGGATGGCTCAGACGAGGTTTTACGGGCATGGCAAGCGCGTGACGATCGCATCCGCCTGCACCAAAGCGATCGGAAACTGGGGCTGGTGGGCAGCTCGAATGTGGTGGTGGCGAAAGCATGTGGGGCGGTGATTGCGCGCATGGACGCCGACGACGTTTCTCACCGCGATCGTCTGCGACGACAATGGGACGTCCTGCAAACTCATAGCGACGTGGTTGCGGTAGGCACACTTTGCGACGGCATCGACGCCACCGGTCGCGTCGTGCGACCGCGCGACCGTTGGCGGATTGTTCGTGCGTCGCGTTACATTCCGTTTCCTCACGGATCCGCAATGTTTCGCCGCGCAGCGTTTGAACTGCTGCAGGGTTACGACGAACGATTTTACGCGGGCGAGGATCAGGATTTCTTCTATCGCATGCGGTCGCAGGGTCGTGTCGTCACGCTGCCCGATGTGCTGTACCACTACCGCTATCATGCTTCAAATGCGACTTTGCTTACGGGCGCGAAAGGCGTGAGCGCGGCCAGGAATGGTCACAATCCAAATAGCGATGGGCTGGCGGCACTCTACATGTGGGGCTCTATGCGGCTTTGGGCTGGTGAGGAGCCGGCTATCCTGCCGCAACTGATCAGTAGCCGTGTCCTGCGATCGAACTGGAAATCCCTGCTTGCTCTTGCTTCAGCGTCGGTCGGCAGCGTGAGTCCACGCGCATTACGCTTTGCCTTGCGGTCGTTCATTCGCGCGCGCGATTTGATCGCCACGATAACCGTTCGGGAAGGGAGACCTTACGAATGGCGTTTAAAGTAA